The DNA sequence GCCGCCTTTATGGCCCGCGATCGGCTCACCCCCAAGCTGCGACCCTGCGTCGTCAAGCAATTCAAACCTGCCGCCCAACTCACGCAAGCCCAGCAGCAACTCGCCCACAACCTATTTGAGAAAGAAGCAGAAGTCCTCGATCAATTGGGTTTAGAAAGTCCCCACATCCCGGATTTATTCGCCTTTTTTGACCTTGAAGTCCCAAATTCCCGTACAGGCCAAGCCGATGACTTGTTCTATATCGTGCAGGAATTTATCGACGGCGAAACCCTGGAAGAAGAATGGGTGCAAGGGCGGCAATTAAGCGAAGCTGATCTGGTGGAGCTGCTGAACCAGCTCTTGCCAGTGCTAAGTTTTATCCATAGTCACAACGTGATCCACCGCGACATCAAACCCTCGAATGTAATGCGGCACAAAAACGGGCGGTTCTACCTCCTCGACTTTGGG is a window from the Romeriopsis navalis LEGE 11480 genome containing:
- a CDS encoding serine/threonine-protein kinase, giving the protein MELYCTRPSCPKPKNFFSDLDDPTVLKNTEQKYCTACGMPLLLRGRYLTVGLLGEGGFGAAFMARDRLTPKLRPCVVKQFKPAAQLTQAQQQLAHNLFEKEAEVLDQLGLESPHIPDLFAFFDLEVPNSRTGQADDLFYIVQEFIDGETLEEEWVQGRQLSEADLVELLNQLLPVLSFIHSHNVIHRDIKPSNVMRHKNGRFYLLDFGAIRDATKAGAKTSTSIYSLGYAPPEQMAGQEVFFSSDLYALAATCAVLLTGKEPRDIFNSATNQWKWAEHSRVNPKLALILNK